The Aureimonas mangrovi genome includes a region encoding these proteins:
- the uvrA gene encoding excinuclease ABC subunit UvrA: MKNIISVRGAREHNLKNVDLDLPRDSLIVMTGLSGSGKSSLAFDTIYAEGQRRYVESLSAYARQFLEMTQKPDVDQIDGLSPAISIEQKTTSKNPRSTVGTVTEIYDYLRLLFARVGVPYSPATGLPIESQTVSQMVDRVLALEEGTRLMILAPVVRGRKGEYRKELAEFQKKGFQRVKIDGQLYEIADAPTLDKKYKHDIDVVVDRVVVRDDLGTRLADSIETALRLAEGLAVAEFVDKPLAASAVAGGGGANKSLNDTHERLLFSEKFACPVSGFTIPEIEPRLFSFNNPFGACSTCDGLGAQQSVDPKLIVPDENRTLKGGAIAPWAKSTSPYYAQTLEALGREYGFKQTDKWSELPAAAQDAILNGTGRTKIEFRYNDGLRSYKTTKNFEGIVPNLARRYRETDSAWSREEIERYMSATPCPACKGYRLKPEALAVKIDGRHVGEVTELSIRKAVAWAETLPEHLTAKQNEIAARILKEIRERLRFLNDVGLDYLTLSRSSGTLSGGESQRIRLASQIGSGLTGVLYVLDEPSIGLHQRDNERLLVTLKHLRDIGNTVIVVEHDEDAILSADHVVDIGPAAGVHGGQVIAAGTPAEIMANPASLTGRYLSGDLGVPVPTKRRKATKGKAIKVVGARGNNLKNASAEIPMGLMTCVTGVSGGGKSTFLIETLFKAAARRISGARDVPADHDRIEGLELLDKVIDIDQSPIGRTPRSNPATYTGAFTPIRDWFAGLPEAKARGYQPGRFSFNVKGGRCEACQGDGVIKIEMHFLPDVYVTCDVCHGKRYNRETLEVTFKEKSIADVLDMTVEEGVEFFAAVPSIRDKLATLKEVGLGYIKVGQQATTLSGGEAQRVKLAKELSRRATGRTLYILDEPTTGLHFHDVAKLLEVLHSLVDQGNTVVIIEHNLEVIKTADHVIDIGPEGGDGGGEIVATGTPEAIAKVERSHTGRFLAELLQRRPGRHAEAAE, translated from the coding sequence ATGAAGAACATCATCTCGGTGCGCGGTGCGCGCGAGCACAATTTGAAGAACGTTGACCTCGACCTGCCGAGGGACAGCCTGATCGTGATGACGGGCCTGTCCGGCTCCGGCAAATCCTCGCTCGCCTTCGACACGATCTACGCCGAGGGCCAGCGGCGTTATGTCGAAAGCCTCTCGGCCTATGCGCGCCAGTTCCTGGAGATGACGCAGAAGCCGGATGTCGATCAGATCGACGGCCTGTCGCCCGCCATTTCGATCGAGCAGAAGACCACGTCGAAGAACCCGCGCTCGACGGTCGGCACAGTCACCGAGATCTACGACTATCTGCGCCTTCTCTTCGCGCGCGTCGGCGTTCCCTATTCGCCCGCCACCGGCCTTCCGATCGAAAGCCAGACCGTCAGCCAGATGGTCGATCGCGTGCTGGCGCTTGAGGAAGGCACGCGGCTGATGATCCTCGCGCCAGTCGTGCGCGGCCGCAAGGGCGAGTATCGCAAGGAGCTTGCCGAGTTCCAGAAGAAGGGCTTCCAGCGCGTCAAGATCGACGGGCAGCTCTACGAGATCGCGGACGCGCCGACGCTCGACAAGAAATACAAGCACGACATCGACGTGGTTGTCGATCGCGTGGTCGTTCGAGACGATCTCGGCACGCGCCTGGCCGATTCGATCGAGACCGCGCTCCGCCTGGCCGAAGGGCTGGCCGTGGCCGAGTTCGTCGACAAGCCGCTCGCGGCCTCGGCCGTTGCCGGCGGTGGCGGCGCCAACAAGTCTCTCAACGACACGCACGAGCGCCTGCTCTTCTCGGAGAAGTTCGCCTGTCCGGTCTCTGGCTTCACGATCCCCGAGATCGAGCCGCGGCTGTTCTCCTTCAACAATCCGTTCGGCGCATGTTCGACCTGCGACGGGCTCGGCGCGCAGCAGTCGGTCGACCCGAAGCTCATCGTGCCGGACGAGAACCGCACGTTGAAGGGTGGCGCGATCGCGCCCTGGGCGAAGTCCACCTCGCCCTATTACGCGCAGACGCTCGAGGCGCTCGGGCGCGAATACGGTTTCAAGCAGACCGACAAGTGGTCGGAACTGCCTGCCGCCGCTCAGGACGCCATCCTGAACGGCACCGGCCGCACCAAGATCGAATTCCGCTACAATGACGGGCTTCGCTCCTACAAGACGACCAAGAACTTCGAGGGCATCGTTCCCAACCTTGCCCGGCGATACCGCGAGACCGATTCGGCGTGGTCGCGCGAGGAGATCGAGCGCTACATGTCGGCGACGCCCTGCCCGGCCTGCAAAGGATACCGCTTGAAACCAGAGGCGCTGGCGGTGAAGATCGACGGCCGGCATGTCGGCGAGGTAACCGAACTGTCGATCCGCAAGGCCGTCGCCTGGGCCGAGACGCTGCCCGAGCACTTGACGGCCAAGCAGAACGAGATCGCCGCGCGCATCCTCAAGGAAATCCGCGAGCGCCTGCGCTTCCTGAACGATGTCGGGCTCGATTATCTGACGCTTTCGCGCTCGTCCGGCACGTTGTCGGGCGGTGAATCGCAGCGCATCCGTCTCGCCTCGCAGATCGGCTCCGGGCTGACAGGCGTCCTCTACGTCCTCGACGAGCCCTCCATCGGCCTTCACCAGCGCGACAATGAGAGGCTGCTCGTCACGCTCAAGCACCTGCGCGACATCGGCAACACGGTGATCGTCGTCGAGCACGACGAGGACGCGATCCTCTCGGCCGACCACGTCGTCGATATCGGCCCCGCCGCGGGTGTCCACGGCGGGCAGGTCATCGCGGCGGGCACGCCGGCAGAGATCATGGCGAACCCGGCCTCGCTGACGGGGCGCTATCTCTCGGGCGATCTCGGCGTGCCGGTGCCGACCAAGCGGCGCAAGGCCACCAAGGGAAAAGCGATCAAGGTCGTTGGCGCGCGCGGCAACAATCTCAAGAACGCCTCGGCCGAAATTCCGATGGGGCTGATGACCTGCGTGACGGGCGTGTCCGGCGGCGGAAAGTCGACCTTCCTTATCGAGACGCTGTTCAAGGCAGCTGCCCGGCGCATCTCCGGTGCGCGGGACGTGCCGGCGGATCACGACCGGATCGAGGGGCTGGAACTCCTCGACAAGGTGATCGACATCGACCAGTCGCCTATCGGGCGCACGCCGCGTTCCAATCCGGCCACCTACACCGGCGCCTTCACGCCGATCCGCGACTGGTTCGCCGGGCTGCCGGAGGCGAAGGCGCGCGGCTATCAGCCCGGGCGCTTCTCCTTCAACGTGAAAGGCGGGCGCTGCGAGGCCTGCCAGGGCGACGGCGTCATCAAGATCGAGATGCACTTCCTGCCGGACGTCTACGTGACGTGTGACGTGTGCCACGGCAAACGCTACAATCGCGAGACGCTGGAGGTGACGTTCAAGGAGAAGTCGATCGCCGATGTCCTCGACATGACGGTCGAGGAAGGCGTCGAGTTCTTCGCTGCTGTGCCTTCGATCCGGGACAAGCTGGCGACGCTGAAGGAGGTCGGCCTCGGCTACATCAAGGTCGGCCAGCAGGCGACGACGTTGTCGGGCGGCGAGGCGCAGCGCGTCAAGCTTGCCAAGGAGCTGTCACGCCGCGCGACGGGGCGCACGCTCTATATCCTCGACGAACCGACGACGGGCCTGCATTTCCACGACGTGGCCAAGCTCCTCGAGGTGCTGCATTCGCTCGTCGATCAGGGCAACACGGTCGTTATCATCGAGCACAATCTCGAGGTTATCAAGACGGCCGACCATGTGATCGACATCGGTCCGGAGGGCGGCGACGGCGGCGGCGAAATCGTCGCGACAGGTACGCCGGAGGCCATTGCGAAGGTGGAGCGTTCGCACACGGGACGCTTCCTTGCAGAACTCCTGCAACGACGCCCGGGCCGTCACGCGGAGGCCGCGGAATGA
- a CDS encoding DUF72 domain-containing protein, translating into MSGDIRTGIGGWTFEPWDKSFYPKGLAKKRQLEYASRQLSTIEVNGTYYRTQTPETFAKWAAEVPDGFVFALKASRFSTNRKVLAEAGESVERFIGSGLAELGDRLGPIVWQFAPTKQFDPDDFGAFLALLPAKTDGLALHHAVEVRNPSFVSQDFVSLARRHGVAIVYAEHETYPEIADVTADFVYLRLQKGRDEIETAYPSDELDQWAGRLKTLAAGETPGDLPLAAPDAPAEKRSRDVFAYFIHEGKVRAPHAAMALAQRLT; encoded by the coding sequence ATGAGCGGTGACATCCGAACCGGGATCGGCGGCTGGACGTTCGAGCCATGGGACAAGAGCTTCTACCCGAAGGGATTGGCCAAGAAGCGCCAGCTCGAATATGCCTCGCGCCAGCTTTCGACCATCGAGGTGAACGGCACCTACTATCGCACGCAAACGCCGGAAACCTTCGCCAAGTGGGCGGCGGAAGTGCCGGACGGGTTCGTCTTCGCGCTCAAAGCCTCGCGCTTCTCGACCAACCGCAAAGTGCTGGCGGAAGCCGGCGAATCGGTCGAGCGCTTCATCGGCTCGGGCCTCGCCGAACTCGGCGACCGGCTCGGGCCGATCGTGTGGCAGTTCGCGCCGACCAAGCAGTTCGATCCGGACGATTTCGGCGCTTTCCTCGCGCTCCTGCCGGCGAAGACCGACGGTCTCGCCCTTCACCATGCCGTCGAGGTGCGCAATCCCTCCTTCGTGTCGCAGGATTTCGTCTCGCTGGCGCGCCGGCACGGCGTCGCGATCGTCTACGCCGAACACGAGACCTACCCGGAGATTGCCGATGTCACGGCCGACTTCGTCTATCTGCGTTTGCAGAAGGGACGGGACGAGATCGAGACCGCCTACCCTTCCGACGAACTGGATCAATGGGCCGGACGGCTGAAGACGCTCGCCGCCGGTGAGACGCCTGGCGATCTGCCGCTGGCGGCGCCGGACGCGCCCGCAGAGAAGCGATCGCGGGACGTCTTCGCCTATTTCATTCACGAAGGAAAAGTGCGCGCGCCGCACGCGGCGATGGCGCTGGCACAGCGCCTGACCTGA
- a CDS encoding NAD(P)H-hydrate dehydratase: MGFPLPSVALFTPNEMRSIDAAAAQAGQSGTALMARAGRAVADCARTLKPGGPVAVLAGPGKNGGDGYAAAIELRDAGEEVRLFALPEGPSETDARHFAEEWNAPPEPFYSFDPSAFALVIDALFGAGLSRPLDGVFLDLVRRVNAADTRVLAVDVPSGVRGADGRVEGEAVMADATVTFVARKPGHLLLPGRDLCGVLTVADIGIDTEALGATPPEAFANEPALFAAHLLRPQAAQHKYDRGHVGVFSGGPTQTGAARMAGMAALRGGAGLVTVLSPPSATLVNASHLTAVMLKRCADTGELATLLKDERLGTFVLGPGFGDLARASAFALAILGRKRRLVLDADGITAFAEEPDALFAAARSEGPELVLTPHAGEFKRLFPDLADEPSKIEKARAAARRADATIILKGSDTVIASPDGRASIDANGTPALATAGSGDVLAGLVAAQLANGVPPFEAACAGVWVHGEAAKAFGIGLIAEDLPDLVPQALARLHAG; encoded by the coding sequence ATGGGCTTTCCGCTGCCATCAGTCGCCCTTTTCACGCCGAACGAGATGCGCAGCATTGATGCAGCCGCGGCCCAGGCGGGGCAAAGCGGCACCGCTCTGATGGCCCGTGCAGGACGCGCGGTCGCTGATTGCGCACGCACGTTGAAACCGGGAGGTCCTGTCGCGGTTCTGGCCGGCCCGGGGAAGAACGGCGGTGACGGGTATGCCGCAGCCATCGAACTGCGCGATGCCGGCGAAGAAGTCCGGCTATTCGCTCTTCCTGAGGGCCCGTCGGAGACGGATGCGCGGCATTTCGCCGAGGAGTGGAACGCGCCGCCCGAGCCCTTCTATTCTTTCGACCCGAGCGCCTTCGCGCTCGTTATCGATGCGCTCTTCGGCGCCGGGCTCTCGCGACCGCTCGACGGCGTCTTTCTCGACCTCGTCCGCCGCGTCAACGCCGCCGACACGCGCGTCCTCGCGGTCGACGTGCCGAGCGGCGTACGCGGGGCGGACGGACGCGTGGAAGGCGAGGCGGTGATGGCGGACGCGACGGTGACCTTCGTCGCCCGCAAGCCGGGACACCTCCTCCTGCCCGGAAGAGACCTGTGCGGCGTTCTGACCGTCGCCGACATTGGTATCGATACCGAAGCGCTCGGCGCCACGCCGCCTGAGGCGTTCGCAAACGAGCCCGCGCTGTTCGCAGCCCATCTCCTGAGGCCGCAGGCGGCGCAGCACAAGTATGATCGTGGCCACGTCGGCGTCTTTAGCGGCGGCCCCACGCAGACCGGTGCTGCACGTATGGCGGGGATGGCGGCCCTGCGCGGTGGGGCCGGGCTCGTCACGGTGCTTTCGCCCCCTTCCGCAACCCTCGTCAATGCGTCGCATCTGACGGCCGTGATGCTAAAGCGCTGTGCCGACACCGGTGAACTCGCAACGCTCTTGAAGGACGAGAGGCTGGGGACCTTCGTGCTCGGGCCCGGCTTCGGCGATCTCGCTCGTGCCTCCGCTTTCGCGCTGGCAATCCTGGGCCGGAAACGCCGGTTGGTACTCGACGCCGACGGAATCACGGCCTTCGCCGAGGAGCCCGACGCGCTTTTCGCGGCAGCGCGCAGCGAGGGGCCGGAATTGGTGCTGACGCCTCATGCGGGCGAGTTCAAGCGCCTGTTCCCGGACCTTGCCGATGAGCCATCCAAGATCGAGAAGGCGCGGGCGGCGGCGCGGCGCGCCGATGCAACCATCATCCTGAAGGGCTCCGATACCGTCATCGCCAGCCCTGACGGCCGGGCGTCGATCGACGCGAACGGCACGCCGGCCTTGGCGACAGCGGGTTCGGGCGACGTTCTGGCCGGGCTCGTCGCGGCGCAGCTCGCCAACGGCGTGCCCCCATTCGAGGCGGCCTGCGCCGGAGTCTGGGTCCACGGGGAAGCGGCGAAGGCCTTCGGCATCGGGCTGATCGCCGAGGATCTGCCCGACCTCGTGCCGCAAGCCCTCGCCAGGCTGCACGCCGGGTAG
- a CDS encoding P-II family nitrogen regulator: MKKVEAIIKPFKLDEVKEALQDVGLQGITVTEAKGFGRQKGHTELYRGAEYVVDFLPKVKIEIVLADEAVSGAVEAIRKAAQTGRIGDGKIFVSNIEEAIRIRTGEAGVDAI; the protein is encoded by the coding sequence ATGAAAAAGGTCGAGGCGATCATCAAGCCGTTCAAGCTCGATGAAGTGAAGGAAGCCCTCCAGGACGTCGGCCTCCAGGGCATCACGGTCACCGAGGCCAAGGGCTTCGGGCGCCAGAAGGGCCACACGGAGCTCTACCGCGGCGCCGAGTATGTCGTCGATTTCCTGCCCAAGGTGAAGATCGAGATCGTGCTGGCCGACGAGGCCGTCTCTGGCGCGGTCGAGGCCATCCGCAAGGCCGCCCAGACAGGCCGGATCGGCGACGGCAAGATCTTCGTCTCCAACATCGAGGAAGCGATCCGCATCCGCACCGGCGAAGCCGGTGTCGACGCGATCTGA
- the glnA gene encoding type I glutamate--ammonia ligase produces MTSANDILKQIKDNDVKFVDLRFTDPKGKLQHVTMDVAIVDEDMFSEGSMFDGSSIGGWKAINESDMVLMPDPETAHMDPFFAQSTMAVYCDILDPISGESYNRDPRSTAKKAEAYLQQSGVGDTAFFGPEAEFFIFDDVKYKADPYNTGFKLDSTELPSNDDADYETGNLGHRPRIKGGYFPVPPIDSCQDMRSEMLTVMAEMGVSVEKHHHEVAAAQHELGIKFDTLVRNADKMQIYKYVIHQVANAYGKTATFMPKPVFGDNGSGMHVHQSIWKGGKPAFAGNEYAGLSETALFYIGGIIKHAKALNAFTNPSTNSFKRLVPGYEAPVLLAYSARNRSASCRIPFGQSPKAKRVEVRFPDPTANPYLAFSAMLMAGLDGIKNKIHPGAAMDKDLYDLPPEELKEIPTVCRSLREAMESLDADRDFLKAGGVFDDDQIDAFIDLKMAEVLRYEMTPHPIEFDMYYSV; encoded by the coding sequence ATGACCTCAGCGAACGACATTCTGAAGCAGATCAAGGATAACGACGTCAAATTCGTCGACCTGCGCTTCACCGACCCCAAGGGCAAGCTGCAGCACGTCACGATGGACGTTGCGATCGTCGACGAGGACATGTTCTCCGAAGGCTCGATGTTCGACGGCTCGTCGATCGGCGGCTGGAAGGCCATAAACGAGTCCGACATGGTGCTGATGCCGGATCCCGAGACGGCGCACATGGACCCGTTCTTCGCTCAGTCGACCATGGCGGTCTACTGCGATATCCTCGACCCGATCTCGGGCGAGAGCTACAATCGCGACCCGCGCTCGACGGCCAAGAAGGCCGAGGCCTACCTGCAGCAGTCGGGCGTCGGTGACACCGCCTTCTTCGGCCCGGAAGCCGAGTTCTTCATCTTCGACGACGTGAAGTACAAGGCCGACCCGTACAACACGGGCTTCAAGCTCGACTCCACCGAGCTGCCGTCGAACGACGACGCCGACTACGAGACGGGCAATCTGGGCCATCGTCCGCGCATCAAGGGCGGCTACTTCCCCGTCCCGCCGATCGATTCCTGCCAGGACATGCGCTCGGAGATGCTCACGGTCATGGCCGAGATGGGCGTCTCGGTCGAGAAGCACCACCACGAGGTGGCGGCTGCGCAGCATGAACTCGGCATCAAGTTCGACACGCTCGTGCGCAACGCCGACAAGATGCAGATCTACAAGTACGTGATCCATCAGGTCGCGAACGCCTACGGCAAGACCGCCACCTTCATGCCCAAGCCCGTCTTCGGCGACAACGGCTCGGGCATGCACGTCCACCAGTCGATCTGGAAGGGCGGCAAGCCGGCCTTCGCCGGCAACGAGTATGCGGGCCTCTCCGAGACGGCGCTGTTCTACATCGGCGGCATCATCAAGCATGCGAAGGCGCTCAACGCCTTCACCAACCCGTCGACCAACTCGTTCAAGCGTCTGGTGCCGGGCTACGAGGCTCCGGTGCTGCTCGCCTACTCGGCGCGCAACCGCTCGGCCTCCTGCCGCATCCCCTTCGGCCAGTCGCCGAAGGCCAAGCGCGTCGAGGTCCGCTTCCCGGATCCGACGGCGAACCCGTACCTCGCCTTCTCCGCCATGCTGATGGCCGGCCTCGACGGCATCAAGAACAAGATCCATCCGGGCGCTGCCATGGACAAGGATCTGTACGACCTGCCGCCCGAAGAGCTGAAGGAGATCCCGACGGTCTGCCGTTCGCTCCGCGAAGCGATGGAGAGCCTCGACGCCGACCGCGACTTCCTGAAGGCCGGCGGCGTGTTCGACGACGATCAGATCGACGCCTTCATCGACCTGAAGATGGCCGAAGTGCTGCGTTACGAGATGACGCCGCACCCGATCGAGTTCGACATGTACTACTCGGTCTGA
- the parE gene encoding DNA topoisomerase IV subunit B, translating to MSDDLFSGGAARTRGGTRAAALRAERPVVTAPETAFVPNADYTAADIEVLEGLEPVRRRPGMYVGGTDEKALHHLFAEVIDNSMDEAVAGHATVIEVFLDADGFLTVSDNGRGIPVDPHPKYRDKSALEVIMTTLHAGGKFDSKVYETSGGLHGVGVSVVNALSERLEVEIARSRKLYRQVYERGKAVTALEEVGETQNRRGTRVRFKPDETIFGNGATFDPARVHAMARSKAYLFGGVEIRWSCDPRLLPADSTLPARQSFHFPGGLKDYLAAAIGQEHRVAAQIFAGRTEKVSGHGSVEWAVSWTTGDGFVRSYCNTIPTPEGGTHEAGLRAVLLRGLKAFAEISGNRKAASITADDVMVSASAMLSVFIREPEFVGQTKDRLATTEAQRIVENSIRDSFDIWLASSPQDAARLIEWVVERADERLRRRAEKEVSRKSATRKLRLPGKLADCSQTGAAGAELFIVEGDSAGGSAKQARDRARQAILPLRGKILNVASAGREKLGANQQLADLIQALGCGTRSKYREEDLRYERVVIMTDADVDGAHIASLLITFFYQEMPELIRQGHLFLAVPPLYKLSQGGKTIYARDDADRERIIAREFKGKGKIEVSRFKGLGEMLPSQLKETTMDVRKRTLLKIAIDDGPGAGTSGAVDALMGNKPEARFRFIQERAAFVEDLDV from the coding sequence ATGAGCGACGATCTCTTTTCCGGCGGTGCAGCGCGCACGCGAGGCGGCACCAGAGCGGCGGCGCTGCGCGCCGAACGCCCGGTCGTGACTGCTCCGGAGACCGCCTTCGTCCCCAACGCCGACTACACGGCTGCCGACATCGAGGTTCTGGAAGGGCTGGAGCCGGTGCGCCGCCGCCCCGGGATGTATGTCGGCGGGACGGACGAGAAGGCGCTGCACCATCTCTTCGCCGAGGTCATCGACAACTCGATGGACGAGGCCGTCGCCGGCCACGCGACCGTCATCGAGGTTTTTCTGGATGCGGACGGCTTCCTGACCGTTTCGGACAACGGGCGCGGCATCCCCGTCGATCCGCATCCGAAGTATCGCGACAAGTCGGCGCTCGAAGTCATCATGACGACGCTGCACGCAGGCGGAAAGTTCGATTCGAAGGTCTACGAGACCTCCGGCGGCCTGCACGGCGTCGGCGTTTCGGTCGTCAACGCACTGTCGGAACGGCTCGAGGTCGAGATCGCGCGCTCGCGCAAGCTCTATCGGCAGGTCTACGAGCGCGGGAAGGCGGTGACCGCGCTAGAGGAAGTGGGTGAAACGCAGAACCGGCGTGGCACACGCGTGCGCTTCAAGCCAGACGAGACGATCTTCGGCAACGGCGCGACCTTCGATCCCGCACGCGTCCACGCGATGGCGCGATCGAAAGCCTATCTCTTCGGTGGAGTCGAAATCCGCTGGAGCTGCGATCCGCGCCTCCTGCCCGCCGACTCCACGCTGCCGGCGCGCCAGAGCTTCCACTTCCCGGGCGGCCTGAAGGACTATCTGGCCGCCGCTATCGGTCAGGAGCATCGCGTCGCGGCACAGATCTTCGCCGGACGCACCGAGAAGGTCTCGGGCCACGGATCCGTCGAATGGGCGGTCTCCTGGACGACGGGCGACGGCTTCGTACGCTCTTACTGCAACACGATCCCGACGCCAGAGGGCGGCACGCACGAGGCGGGCCTTCGCGCCGTTCTCCTGCGCGGTTTGAAGGCGTTCGCGGAAATCTCGGGCAACCGCAAGGCCGCCTCGATCACCGCCGACGATGTGATGGTTTCGGCCTCGGCCATGCTTTCGGTGTTCATTCGGGAGCCGGAGTTCGTCGGGCAGACGAAGGATCGACTGGCCACGACCGAGGCGCAGCGCATCGTCGAGAACTCGATCCGCGACAGCTTCGACATCTGGCTGGCCTCCTCGCCGCAGGATGCCGCGCGGCTGATCGAATGGGTAGTCGAACGCGCCGACGAGCGCCTGCGCCGACGCGCGGAAAAGGAGGTCAGCCGCAAGTCGGCGACGCGCAAGCTCCGCCTCCCCGGCAAGCTGGCGGATTGTTCGCAGACGGGCGCTGCGGGCGCCGAACTCTTCATCGTCGAGGGTGACTCGGCCGGTGGCTCGGCCAAGCAGGCGCGCGACCGCGCTCGGCAGGCGATCCTCCCCTTGCGCGGGAAGATTCTCAACGTCGCCTCGGCGGGGCGCGAGAAGCTCGGCGCGAACCAGCAGCTCGCCGACCTGATCCAGGCGCTCGGCTGCGGCACGCGCTCGAAATACCGCGAGGAAGACCTTCGCTACGAGCGCGTCGTCATCATGACCGACGCGGACGTCGACGGCGCGCACATCGCCTCGCTCCTCATCACCTTCTTCTACCAGGAAATGCCGGAACTGATCCGCCAGGGGCATCTCTTCCTCGCCGTGCCCCCGCTCTACAAGCTCAGCCAGGGCGGCAAGACGATCTATGCGCGCGACGACGCGGATCGCGAGCGCATCATCGCGCGCGAATTCAAGGGTAAGGGCAAGATCGAGGTGTCGCGCTTCAAGGGCCTCGGCGAAATGCTGCCGAGCCAGCTTAAGGAGACGACGATGGACGTGCGCAAGCGCACGCTCCTGAAGATCGCGATCGATGATGGGCCAGGAGCGGGAACCTCCGGTGCGGTCGACGCGCTGATGGGAAACAAGCCAGAGGCGCGTTTTCGCTTCATCCAGGAGCGGGCCGCCTTCGTCGAGGATCTCGACGTCTGA